TTATGGATGAGGGAAATAAAGCCCATGGGGTCAAATGTCTGGCCCCAGGTGTCATCCATTGGTGATATGCCCAGGAGTCTGACCCCACAGCCCTGCCACATCATTCTTCAAAGAACCCCTTCTTATTTCTCCACCCAGTCtgacctttgtttttctttttgagacagagactcactctgtcaccctggctagagtgctgtaacatcataactcacagcaactttaaactcttaagctccagcaatcctcttgccctcaacctcccaagtggccgggactatagacacccaccataatacctggctagtttttctgtttttaatagagataggctcttgcttttgcttgggctggtctcgaactcctaagctcaagggatctgcccatctcagcccccccagggtttataggtgtgagccaccatgcttggcctgaCCTTTGTTGAAAGGAGCAGACGCTGAGCGCGCAGGCTGCTGCCCAACTCCTAGCTGGGACACCTGCTGTGTGCTTGCTTCACGCTGGGCATGGGCTGGTAGCCCCTCACCTCCTACAATTCTCATGGTGATTCTGGATTCAGGGTggtcactttacagatgaggaaaagtgAATGTATCAATCTGAGCTTCCctggagaaacagaaccagtaagAGAAAGGTGGGCAGTAGAGAGATAAAGACAGATATTCCATGAGAGTTCTGCATATGTGATCCTGAGGCCGGCTGGGCCTTTTAGGTGGGAGCTGATGCTGTAGTCCACAGGGAAACTTCTTCCTTGGGGAACCCCCAGTTCTGCTCTTAGGGCCTTCAGCTGAGTGACTCAAGCCCACCCACATTATCCTGGACAGCTCCCTTTACATTAAATCAGCTGGTAGAGATGTTAATCACACCCACAAAATAGTTGCACAGCAACTAGAGTGAGTACCATGACCTAGCCAAGATGACACATAAGTAACCCTCACAGTGGGCTCACTCAGGTTAACTGACTCCCCGAGGTCCCTAGGTCACCAGGTCTTTGCAGCCTCTCAGACCTTCTATCCAACACCAATATCCTACAGAGTAACCCGTTCTGGAAAAGCACTTGATTTGGGCTGGACGCCGAGTCTcaagcctgtgatcctagcactctgggaggccaaggcaggtggattgcctgagctcaggagtttgagactagtgagcaagagcaacaccttgtctctagtaaaaatagaaaagctagctgggtgttatatggcaggcacctatagtcccagctactcgggaggctgaggcaggaagatccctcgaatccagtagtttgaggttgctatgagctatgacgtcacagcactctaacccagctgacagagtaagtctctgtctcaaaaaaagaaaggaaagaaaggaaaagcaccCGCTTTGGAACCAAACAGCACTCAGTTCGAATCCCAGCCCCTGTGCACTCAGTGATCTGGACAGACCACTCCTGGCGGGGGTGGACCTGTGTGTGGGTGAGGTGAGGGGTGTCTGCCGAGAACATGGGGGCATCCATTTCCTCCTTCCTGTACCCTGCACTTCTGCCCTCTGCCCTGCACTGACAGCTCTTTCTTGCCTCTGCCACCAGCAACATAAAGCTGCAGTACAAGGGAGAGAAGACATCCCAACCCGTGGCACAGTAAGGACACTCACGTCCCCGTTTGCAGCCTTCAGGGTGGGGGCCGCCTCCCCTCACCACTTGCTTCTCTGGATTACAGGTTTCGGTACCCTCAGCCCAAGCTGCTGGAGCCCAGGTAGTTACCATGGAGACctggagggggtgagggagagggCCGGGAGAGCTCTGATTTCTGAGTTGGGGTGATGGAGGTACCAATGTCAACATGGCCTTGGGGCCCAGGTAGCCTGGGACTGTGGAAAGACACAGGCTGGGAGTCAGGGACCTGGGTTGCATGACCTTGGGTGGGGTGCTCTACTGCTCTGAGCTTTCTCTGCACAGGTGGTTGATGATAGTACCTACTGTAGGAGGTTGGAGGACAGGATGAGATGAGGTTTGTAACACATGCTGAGtttgcacacagcaggtgcttacCTGTCCATGAGGATAATACCCTTGTTTATTAAACACTTAGCACACAGAACAGCACCAGGCTGCTGTAGACACCTGGTAGCACTAAATCCTGGGCCTCCCAGCAGCTATCATTATCCCCACTCTgcatgtgaggaaactgaggcccagagacaggGATGAAGTTGCCCCAGCTCACATAGTATGGAAGGCAGAGACATAGGCTTCCACAAGCGAAAGTCTCAGTGCCCACGCCCTACCTGCTGCCAGGCCCACCCAGCTGCTGACGCTAACGCCCTGGTTGGCGCCCATCGTCTCCGAGGGAACTTTCAACCTGGAGCTTCTGCAGCACATCTACCAGCCATTGAACTTGACCATTGGGATCACAGTGTTTGCCGTGGGGAAGTGAGTAGGGGGCTAGGTGGGGGGAAAGGGCTGTCTTCCTGAGCCATGGGAGCTTAGAATCTAGGGGAGAGACAGGGCCTGCCCAAGGGACCCTGACTGGGCACCAGGGAGGCCCTGCACCACGTACTGAGCAGATAGAAGGGAGTAGAGTGTGCTTGTGAGAGGGGGTCTTCCAGGGGAAAGCAGGCTGGCCCTGGCATGGAAAAGAAGATGGATCAAGCCCAGGTAAGGGAACCATAGGAGACCCTTATCCCCCATGTCCCCTCCCTGCTTCTCCCAtccccttctctgcctcctctcttCCCTGAACCCACATAGCCTTTCCTTTAGGAACTGTGATCTGGAAGCTTCCCTCCAGGTCGCTTCCTGGGGCTTGTGAGAAAGAGGCCATGATAGGGCCCCTAGGCCCAAAGCACTTGCCAAGTGATGAATGGCCCACCTGGGGTCAGGTGACACCTTTGTCCAGTCGTTGGTTACCTGGAGCAGGCCCACACTGTCCAATTCCCACCCCGTGTCCTCAGCATCCAGCACAGCTGGCCTTCCCTTGATTTAGCCCCTCACCTGCTTCCTGGCTACTCTCTTCTCTCTGATCCTTAGTGTTCCTGCCTGCAAAATGGGCAAATCACAGGCAGCCTATTAACAGCAAAGACAATAGGAATTCCCCAGAATGCTGCCTTGTGCTCAGTAAGTGCTCGCTAGACATTAGCTTGGTTTATGAACAACAATCACCATTAAGCAGCATTCTCACAATGGTCTTAAGAGGTCAgtaccgggcggtgcctgtggctcagtcggtaaggcgccggacccatataccgagggtggcgagttcaaacctagccccggctgaactgcaaccaaaaaatagctgggcattgtggcgggcgcctatagtcccagctactctggaggctgaggcaagagaatcgcttaagcccaggagttggaggttgctgtgagctgtgtgaggccatggcactctaccgagggccataaagtgagactgtctctaccacaaaaaaaaaaagaggtcagtACCAGGATTTGAGGGATTTGACAGATGAGCACCTAGAGGGTCGGACGACAGTGACTTCTTAAGTTGGGGAGTTGGGAAGCGGACCCCAGACCACATGCCCTGCATGGTGTCAGCACATAGTGGGGACCCAGGCAGTGGCTCTTCCAGGACAGCAGTGGATGACAAGGTTCTCATCAGCAGGTACACTCAATTCGTCCAGCACTTCCTGGAGTCGGCTGAGGAGTTCTTCATGCGTGGGTACCAGGTGCACTATTATGTCTTCACCCACAACCCTGCAGCCATCCCTAGGGTGATGCTGGGCCCCAGCCGGCTCCTCAGTGTCATCCCCATCCTGGGGCACTCCCACTGGGAGGAGATCTCTATGCGCCGCATGGAGACCATCAGCAAACACATCGCCCAGAGGGCGCACAGGGAGGTGGACTACCTCTTCTGCTTCAACGTGGACATGGTGTTCCAGAACCCATGGGGCCCTGAGACCTTGGGGGACCTGGTGGCTGCCATTCACCCAGCCTACTATGCTGTACCCCGCCAGCAGTTCCCCTATGAGCGCAGGCATATTTCTACCGCCTTTGTGGCAGACAGCGAAGGGGACTTCTATTACGGTGTGGGTGTCTTCGGGGGACAGGTGGCCAGCGTATACGAGTTTACCAGTGGCTGCCACATGGCCATCCTGGCAGACAAGGCCAACGGTATCATGGCAGCCTGGCAGGAGGAGAGCCACCTGAACCGCCGCTTCATCTCACACAAGCCTTCCAAGGTTCTATCCCCCGAGTACCTCTGGGATGGCAGGAAGCCCCAGCCACCCAACTTGAAGCTCATCCGCTTTTCTGCACTGGATAAGGACTCCATCAGCTGGCTGAGGAGCTAACATCAGAGCCAGGCCACTGGGGACGGGGACCCATAGCCCTCTGGCCACTGCAGCAAAGCTTCAATTTGCCAAGCCTCTCGGCCTGTCAGGTGGATTTgacaaaatggaaatggaaaggcCCTTGTACACAGTAAAAGGCTGTTCTCACAAGAGAACACAAAGATCAAACAATAATGAGGTACAAAACAAGGGGAGACTAGAGGGCACACGGGCAGGCCCAGGCAGCCCCTCAGCAGGTGAGCTCTGTTAGTCTCCGCCCGATTCAAAGTGCCTGAAATCCCACTGCTGGGCCCCTTTTGCATGGCACCCTGAAGGTTGCACTTCTAACACCCTTGTGTGTAGGCACCCCAGAcctcttttctctgtcttcagGTGTCCCAGGTACTGTGTTCCTCACTCAGGATCCCTGACTGAGCCTTTGAAATGGGCCAGGCCTCAGCTCCCTCCTGTTCCCTGTACCCCAAGGTAGGCCACATTCCCTGGGACTAGTCACCTGCCTTGCAAGAGGGTTTGGGGCAGTTTTTAATAAAGGTGATCTCGTGTCAGGCCCTAACCACAAGTCAGGGATTTTTTTACCTTCACGTCTGAGTGTCTTCTGctaggtgctggggacacaggcaGACTGGATTCAAACATAATCCACTGTGGGCAGTGTGGGAGTGCCACCCAACACTGGGTTAGCCCCTGTTGTGGGGCCCCCTCTGGAAAAGCTGGGCTAGAGCTGCTGCTGCAGCAGACAAGATTTCATTCCACATCTCCAGGGAGCCTGGGCCAAGTGGGAGCTGCCACCTGAGCAGAGGGAAGCAGAGCCATAGGCTGGAGGGCTGCATGGGCATAAAGGGTGTGACCAATGGCCACCGTGTGTCCAGGGTCACCTCAGCCCTGTGAAGCCTCTTGTAGGTGCCAGGATTAGAGAGTCTACACGGGCGTCCTGTCCAGCCTGGACCAGAGGGACTTTAGAGGCCCATGGTGGTTCTGTCTGCTGGCCACGCACAGGTGGGTTGGGATGTGGGCTCAAAGCTGGGTGGCCTGATGCCCACTCCCCTGGAGGCAACAGCACCTTTTCTGTGTAAGGAAGGGACACAGCATAGGTTGGGGTGTACTCTGTGATCACACTGAACAGGCACACACCCACCTCGTCACCCCTAGCAAAGCTGGAGTTGGCCCTGAATCCATTCTTACAACCTGTAATTTGGCTAGTGAGCAGGGACAGATCCCAAGAGTGACCAGTTTGAGGAGGTAGACTATAGTCAGGAAGAGGTTCTGTGCTCCTAGGCAGAGGGGCAAGAATGGCCCATGGCCTGTGTCCTTAGTGGGGAGCACCTGCCCCTGAAGAGGGAG
This region of Nycticebus coucang isolate mNycCou1 chromosome 2, mNycCou1.pri, whole genome shotgun sequence genomic DNA includes:
- the GBGT1 gene encoding globoside alpha-1,3-N-acetylgalactosaminyltransferase 1 isoform X5, whose amino-acid sequence is MHCRKLALSLGSCLLAGTSLYVLCNIKLQYKGEKTSQPVAQFRYPQPKLLEPRPTQLLTLTPWLAPIVSEGTFNLELLQHIYQPLNLTIGITVFAVGNRYTQFVQHFLESAEEFFMRGYQVHYYVFTHNPAAIPRVMLGPSRLLSVIPILGHSHWEEISMRRMETISKHIAQRAHREVDYLFCFNVDMVFQNPWGPETLGDLVAAIHPAYYAVPRQQFPYERRHISTAFVADSEGDFYYGVGVFGGQVASVYEFTSGCHMAILADKANGIMAAWQEESHLNRRFISHKPSKVLSPEYLWDGRKPQPPNLKLIRFSALDKDSISWLRS
- the GBGT1 gene encoding globoside alpha-1,3-N-acetylgalactosaminyltransferase 1 isoform X9 yields the protein MLPCAQYTQFVQHFLESAEEFFMRGYQVHYYVFTHNPAAIPRVMLGPSRLLSVIPILGHSHWEEISMRRMETISKHIAQRAHREVDYLFCFNVDMVFQNPWGPETLGDLVAAIHPAYYAVPRQQFPYERRHISTAFVADSEGDFYYGVGVFGGQVASVYEFTSGCHMAILADKANGIMAAWQEESHLNRRFISHKPSKVLSPEYLWDGRKPQPPNLKLIRFSALDKDSISWLRS
- the GBGT1 gene encoding globoside alpha-1,3-N-acetylgalactosaminyltransferase 1 isoform X3, with protein sequence MHCRKLALSLGSCLLAGTSLYVLWVSVANWMPVSYIPYYLPCPEILFRYPQPKLLEPRPTQLLTLTPWLAPIVSEGTFNLELLQHIYQPLNLTIGITVFAVGNRYTQFVQHFLESAEEFFMRGYQVHYYVFTHNPAAIPRVMLGPSRLLSVIPILGHSHWEEISMRRMETISKHIAQRAHREVDYLFCFNVDMVFQNPWGPETLGDLVAAIHPAYYAVPRQQFPYERRHISTAFVADSEGDFYYGVGVFGGQVASVYEFTSGCHMAILADKANGIMAAWQEESHLNRRFISHKPSKVLSPEYLWDGRKPQPPNLKLIRFSALDKDSISWLRS
- the GBGT1 gene encoding globoside alpha-1,3-N-acetylgalactosaminyltransferase 1 isoform X6, yielding MHCRKLALSLGSCLLAGTSLYVLWVSVANWMPVSYIPYYLPCPEIFNIKLQYKGEKTSQPVAQFRYPQPKLLEPSRYTQFVQHFLESAEEFFMRGYQVHYYVFTHNPAAIPRVMLGPSRLLSVIPILGHSHWEEISMRRMETISKHIAQRAHREVDYLFCFNVDMVFQNPWGPETLGDLVAAIHPAYYAVPRQQFPYERRHISTAFVADSEGDFYYGVGVFGGQVASVYEFTSGCHMAILADKANGIMAAWQEESHLNRRFISHKPSKVLSPEYLWDGRKPQPPNLKLIRFSALDKDSISWLRS
- the GBGT1 gene encoding globoside alpha-1,3-N-acetylgalactosaminyltransferase 1 isoform X2 → MHCRKLALSLGSCLLAGTSLYVLWVSVANWMPVSYIPYYLPCPEIFNIKLQYKGEKTSQPVAQFRYPQPKLLEPRPTQLLTLTPWLAPIVSEGTFNLELLQHIYQPLNLTIGITVFAVGKYTQFVQHFLESAEEFFMRGYQVHYYVFTHNPAAIPRVMLGPSRLLSVIPILGHSHWEEISMRRMETISKHIAQRAHREVDYLFCFNVDMVFQNPWGPETLGDLVAAIHPAYYAVPRQQFPYERRHISTAFVADSEGDFYYGVGVFGGQVASVYEFTSGCHMAILADKANGIMAAWQEESHLNRRFISHKPSKVLSPEYLWDGRKPQPPNLKLIRFSALDKDSISWLRS
- the GBGT1 gene encoding globoside alpha-1,3-N-acetylgalactosaminyltransferase 1 isoform X4; translation: MHCRKLALSLGSCLLAGTSLYVLWVSVANWMPVSYIPYYLPCPEILFRYPQPKLLEPRPTQLLTLTPWLAPIVSEGTFNLELLQHIYQPLNLTIGITVFAVGKYTQFVQHFLESAEEFFMRGYQVHYYVFTHNPAAIPRVMLGPSRLLSVIPILGHSHWEEISMRRMETISKHIAQRAHREVDYLFCFNVDMVFQNPWGPETLGDLVAAIHPAYYAVPRQQFPYERRHISTAFVADSEGDFYYGVGVFGGQVASVYEFTSGCHMAILADKANGIMAAWQEESHLNRRFISHKPSKVLSPEYLWDGRKPQPPNLKLIRFSALDKDSISWLRS
- the GBGT1 gene encoding globoside alpha-1,3-N-acetylgalactosaminyltransferase 1 isoform X7, which encodes MHCRKLALSLGSCLLAGTSLYVLWVSVANWMPVSYIPYYLPCPEIFNIKLQYKGEKTSQPVAQFRYPQPKLLEPRYTQFVQHFLESAEEFFMRGYQVHYYVFTHNPAAIPRVMLGPSRLLSVIPILGHSHWEEISMRRMETISKHIAQRAHREVDYLFCFNVDMVFQNPWGPETLGDLVAAIHPAYYAVPRQQFPYERRHISTAFVADSEGDFYYGVGVFGGQVASVYEFTSGCHMAILADKANGIMAAWQEESHLNRRFISHKPSKVLSPEYLWDGRKPQPPNLKLIRFSALDKDSISWLRS
- the GBGT1 gene encoding globoside alpha-1,3-N-acetylgalactosaminyltransferase 1 isoform X8, which encodes MLPCAHRYTQFVQHFLESAEEFFMRGYQVHYYVFTHNPAAIPRVMLGPSRLLSVIPILGHSHWEEISMRRMETISKHIAQRAHREVDYLFCFNVDMVFQNPWGPETLGDLVAAIHPAYYAVPRQQFPYERRHISTAFVADSEGDFYYGVGVFGGQVASVYEFTSGCHMAILADKANGIMAAWQEESHLNRRFISHKPSKVLSPEYLWDGRKPQPPNLKLIRFSALDKDSISWLRS
- the GBGT1 gene encoding globoside alpha-1,3-N-acetylgalactosaminyltransferase 1 isoform X1, giving the protein MHCRKLALSLGSCLLAGTSLYVLWVSVANWMPVSYIPYYLPCPEIFNIKLQYKGEKTSQPVAQFRYPQPKLLEPRPTQLLTLTPWLAPIVSEGTFNLELLQHIYQPLNLTIGITVFAVGNRYTQFVQHFLESAEEFFMRGYQVHYYVFTHNPAAIPRVMLGPSRLLSVIPILGHSHWEEISMRRMETISKHIAQRAHREVDYLFCFNVDMVFQNPWGPETLGDLVAAIHPAYYAVPRQQFPYERRHISTAFVADSEGDFYYGVGVFGGQVASVYEFTSGCHMAILADKANGIMAAWQEESHLNRRFISHKPSKVLSPEYLWDGRKPQPPNLKLIRFSALDKDSISWLRS